The following is a genomic window from Phaeodactylum tricornutum CCAP 1055/1 PHATR_bd_48x36 genomic scaffold, whole genome shotgun sequence.
TGAGGAGCTGCACCAACCGCTCCGCCTGCACCTGTTTCTCTTGATCATCCTCTTCCACGCTCGTCCCTTGCTTGTAAATTTCGTTAGCAATTGTGACCGTGGCGATCAGAGTGTAGTACTGCACATCCCGATAGGGTTGGAGAAACTCGGCCTGCAGCATGTGGTGTATAGACTTGTCCCAGGTCGGCAATCGGGAAACCACCCGGACCAAGAGTCGCAGCAGTGTAGTGGAAACCACTTGGTAAgcgctgttgctggattgCGTCGGCGAGGTAGCGACGACGCCCCACAAGGTACGCAGTGCCGTCCGTTTGCCCGATTCGACGCGGTCGCACAATTGGAGCAGAAACTTCTTGTGCGACGTTCGGAGAAAGGCGTGCCATTTGTGCTGGACACTGGAGGACGACAATGGCAATGAAGAATTGCGAGTTGGTGTCCTCTCGAGAGAAAACTCGTTCGACTGGATCAAGCTGGCAAAGACTTTACGAAGTTCGTCGAGTCGAGCGGCATCCAGTCGTTCGTCGTTATGAGGCTTCAGCAGAGTTTTGATTTGCGTCGCAATCTCGGCCGACGAGGACGTCTTGGTCGTCGCCGTTTTCGTGGATATAGCCATGGTCATCTTGGTCGATCACGTTCTCTTCCCAGTCTACGAACGACAGGACTACTTTGCCCAACAGTCGGAAAAAGTCGTTACTGAAACACAAAAACGTTCTGTGTTCATCAATATAGTTTTCACTTTTTGCTTGGATGCCGGAGTGGTGTTGGTATTTTTCGTCCGTCCCTTCTCCGTACAGCAAAAAGGTTGTCGGTTAGGGTTAGGTACGTTGACTGTCAGACTATTGGCTTTGGTTGCTTGAGCTTTCCGAGCACATACGTCAGCGTGTCAACTAAGAAACTCGCACGATGCAATACGTCAATTCGAGCTTCTTTTGGACCAAAGTCTGCTGGTGGGAGTCGTACTGTACGTCGGGGGCGTCGCCGGGTACGTGAGTCACCTCCCTACGAATTCGGGAGCGCTCCGCCTCGCCCCGTTCGTACCAAGCCGTAGCAGTGTGAGCCGCATCCCCTACCCATCCGTTCCATTGGATATCGCAACGCCTCTACGCCCCTCAACAAGTCTCTCCGCGGGGGCCTCACAGAGTTCTATCGTTCCGACAAAATCCATCGTTTCGGCGGCTGCCTTTTGCGTTCTCGACGTGGCCTTTCGTCGGGGATTTCTCAAGGCCAACGTGGCGTTTCCCTCTAGTCTCGGTGGCTGCGGGATCCTATTGGCGCTCTTACTGGGCTTGCCGAGCAAGACCGCAGGCAAGGCCTTCTCGGCGCTCAAACCCGGGGCTGACATGCTGGCCAAGTGGCTGCCCGTCTTTTTTGTACCCTCGCTCGTGACTCTGCCCTTGGCGGATTCTTTGGGGTCCTCGGCGGAGCTCGCCAAAGTTGCGGCCGTTATTGTGGGAGGATTTTTGTTTACTCTCGTGACCACGTCGGCGTCGGTCGTTGCCGTTCGATCTCTCCTTTCTGGTGACACTAACAGGGACGAATCGCCCNNNNNNNNNNNNNNNNNNNNNNNNNNNNNNNNNNNNNNNNNNNNNNNNNNNNNNNNNNNNNNNNNNNNNNNNNNNNNNNNNNNNNNNNNNNNNNNNNNNNNNNNNNNNNNNNNNNNNNNNNNNNNNNNNNNNNNNNNNNNNNNNNNNNNNNNNNNNNNNNNNNNNNNNNNNNNNNNNNNNNNNNNNNNNNNNNNNNNNNNNNNNNNNNNNNNNNNNNNNNNNNNNNNNNNNNNNNNNNNNNNNNNNNNNNNNNNNNNNNNNNNNNNNNNNNNNNNNNNNNNNNNNNNNNNNNNNNNNNNNNNNNNNNNNNNNNNNNNNNNNNNNNNNNNNNNNNNNNNNNNNNNNNNNNNNNNNNNNNNNNNNNNNNNNNNNNNNNNNNNNNNNNNNNNNNNNNNNNNNNNNNNNNNNNNNNNNNNNNNNNNNNNNNNNNNNNNNNNNNNNNNNNNNNNNNNNNNNNNNNNNNNNNNNNNNNNNNNNNNNNNNNNNNNNNNNNNNNNNNNNNNNNNNNNNNNNNNNNNNNNNNNNNNNNNNNNNNNNNNNNNNNNNNNNNNNNNNNNNNNNNNNNNNNNNNNNNNNNNNNNNNNNNNNNNNNNNNNNNNNNNNNNNNNNNNNNNNNNNNNNNNNNNNNNNNNNNNNNNNNNNNNNNNNNNNNNNNNNNNNNNNNNNNNNNNNNNNNNNNTTCATGGTCGTTATCACGGGTTTGATCGGGGCCAACTTTGGCGCCACCCTTTTGGACGCCTTGGGCATCCGCGACGCTGTGGCGCGTGGCCTAGGCATGGGCGCCGCCGCTCACGGTCTAGGCACGGCCGCCATTGTGAACGAAAAGGACGCCTTTCCCTTTGCCGCCATTTCCATGGCGCTTACGGCTTCTGCCGCTACCGTAGCCGTTTCCGTTCCCGCAATCCGCCGCGTGCTAGTCCAAACTGCCTTGGGCAGTTTGTAAATGTTTGGAGTGCCCAGTCCAGCCCTCCCTAGTTTCAACTTTTCCAGAACACCACACAAGCACACGCAtgcaaaacaacaacgaccaaagAGATACCCGTCGACACGGAAACGTCAACGTTGGTGACTGAGTTTAGGATGAGTCGC
Proteins encoded in this region:
- a CDS encoding predicted protein produces the protein MTMAISTKTATTKTSSSAEIATQIKTLLKPHNDERLDAARLDELRKVFASLIQSNEFSLERTPTRNSSLPLSSSSVQHKWHAFLRTSHKKFLLQLCDRVESGKRTALRTLWGVVATSPTQSSNSAYQVVSTTLLRLLVRVVSRLPTWDKSIHHMLQAEFLQPYRDVQYYTLIATVTIANEIYKQGTSVEEDDQEKQVQAER